A single window of Nocardioides baekrokdamisoli DNA harbors:
- a CDS encoding phage tail tape measure protein: MGNANDAEISIRISIKDRRAAAKDLGDTSKDVENVGAKAEKSAKGLARFGGGLKKAAEGGHSWIKSAAGVLGAFAGFEAIEKGTEFLKESARSAIEDEAAQRKLTIALRNSVGANEEQAKAVGESLGKMSEQYGVSKDELMPAYERLIESTHNTARAHAELKLAMDVSAGTGKSLSVVSAALMKANNGTTASLAKLGLKTKDAQGHTLKLTDALKLMAQTFKGQAEAKANSLDGKMQRLHMTIHELQVRIGTWLLPILTKVADFIIGKGIPMLEHFADQWQKNEGVLGKVHQALNFVGGLVKDVGGWMKKHSEDVKTFATVMGILVGVTWGLSFALDAIEAILAINPFVLLGIAIALVITWFVHLYKHSTGFRNFINGIGNVLKIVWNWIKHNWPYLLGALIGPIGIAGVWIAKHWTQITNGIKHGWNNVMGFLKKIPGEVGGLFADAGKWLLHSGEDLMNGLWKGIKKGASTVGGFVTDLGKLIVNAVIGFINSTVIDPFDSALHGIGAFGVHPFGNKTIPDIPALAEGGIIKARPGGTIVTMAEVGHDEAAVPLNGQRYYIDGSGVTKLPAVKPLQAKPAKLDERHLALAGAPGNRDRRDLHVHLEVDGHELTEAVLEDIDKRVGRK, from the coding sequence ATGGGCAACGCCAACGACGCCGAGATCTCCATCCGGATCTCCATCAAGGACCGCCGCGCCGCAGCCAAGGACCTCGGCGACACGAGCAAGGACGTCGAGAACGTCGGCGCCAAGGCCGAGAAGTCGGCCAAGGGCCTCGCCCGCTTCGGCGGCGGACTCAAGAAGGCTGCCGAGGGCGGCCACTCTTGGATCAAGTCCGCGGCCGGAGTACTCGGCGCGTTCGCTGGATTCGAGGCGATCGAGAAGGGCACCGAGTTCCTCAAGGAGTCGGCCCGATCGGCGATCGAGGACGAGGCGGCTCAGCGGAAGCTCACGATCGCGTTGCGCAACAGCGTCGGCGCGAACGAGGAGCAGGCCAAGGCGGTTGGTGAGTCGCTCGGCAAGATGTCCGAGCAGTACGGCGTGTCCAAGGACGAGCTCATGCCGGCCTACGAGCGACTCATCGAGTCCACCCACAACACGGCCCGGGCCCACGCCGAGCTGAAGCTCGCCATGGACGTCTCAGCTGGCACCGGGAAGTCGCTCAGCGTCGTCTCCGCGGCCCTGATGAAGGCCAACAACGGCACCACCGCGTCGCTGGCCAAGCTTGGGCTCAAGACGAAGGACGCCCAAGGGCACACCCTGAAGTTGACCGACGCCCTGAAGCTGATGGCTCAGACGTTCAAGGGTCAGGCCGAGGCGAAGGCCAACAGCCTCGACGGCAAGATGCAGCGGCTGCACATGACGATCCACGAGCTCCAGGTGCGCATCGGGACGTGGCTCCTCCCGATCCTCACCAAGGTCGCGGACTTCATCATCGGCAAGGGCATTCCGATGCTCGAGCACTTCGCCGACCAGTGGCAGAAGAACGAGGGCGTCCTCGGGAAGGTCCACCAGGCTCTCAACTTCGTTGGCGGTCTCGTCAAGGACGTCGGCGGCTGGATGAAGAAGCACAGCGAGGACGTGAAGACCTTCGCGACGGTGATGGGGATCCTCGTCGGCGTCACCTGGGGGCTGTCGTTCGCTCTCGACGCCATCGAGGCGATCCTTGCCATCAACCCCTTCGTGCTCCTGGGCATCGCGATCGCCCTGGTAATCACCTGGTTCGTGCATCTCTACAAGCACTCGACCGGGTTCCGGAACTTCATCAACGGCATCGGCAACGTGCTCAAGATCGTCTGGAACTGGATCAAGCACAACTGGCCCTATCTCCTCGGCGCCCTCATCGGCCCGATCGGGATCGCCGGCGTGTGGATCGCCAAGCACTGGACCCAGATCACCAACGGCATCAAGCACGGTTGGAACAACGTGATGGGGTTCCTGAAGAAGATCCCCGGCGAAGTCGGCGGCCTCTTCGCGGACGCCGGGAAGTGGCTCCTCCACTCCGGCGAGGACCTGATGAACGGCCTCTGGAAGGGCATCAAGAAGGGCGCGTCCACTGTCGGCGGGTTCGTGACCGACCTCGGCAAGCTCATCGTCAACGCCGTCATCGGGTTCATCAACTCCACTGTGATCGACCCGTTCGACTCCGCCCTCCACGGCATCGGCGCCTTCGGCGTCCACCCGTTCGGCAACAAGACGATCCCTGACATCCCCGCCCTCGCCGAGGGCGGCATCATCAAGGCCCGCCCCGGCGGCACCATCGTGACGATGGCCGAAGTCGGCCACGACGAAGCAGCCGTCCCGCTCAACGGGCAGCGGTACTACATCGATGGCAGCGGCGTCACGAAGCTCCCGGCGGTCAAGCCCCTGCAGGCGAAGCCCGCCAAGCTCGACGAGCGCCATCTGGCTCTCGCCGGCGCACCCGGCAATAGAGATCGCCGCGACCTGCACGTCCACCTCGAGGTCGACGGGCACGAGCTCACCGAGGCTGTGCTCGAGGACATCGACAAGCGAGTGGGTCGCAAGTGA
- a CDS encoding C40 family peptidase, with protein sequence MTIDTTALVAGLQLVGCPNADAILEAVTQPPKLDLSIESASTLKLYLDDKDRALITSTAAIDRRCWAVLGGLHYELVGVKKVGSGISVTFEDAIPAALRRRTSPLAVPPGTVSRHGWFTRLAHEARVPHAVDNITELGKVDTVLERSSSGVITNSWDVLGDSAQAAITPWRRFSDGTQLVAGSDEWLTTLYKTPIAVNENSDGVQHIDFDLDAATPASKATIHVDTETVTYAAGQPIILEDCGPADGLWIVSSFKAAVTTNRGHATLTRGPHVLDEPTLRPGTIPNSRDSDSGDTDYLPGQTATDLGGVVDGAARARLVAFALRQVGKPYQWGATGPGGFDCSGLIAAAAAAAGKPVERPAAAQWIACEAAGATIPVAQALQIRGALLFRIVAGGPNHVAISLGNDLTVDARGPGYGVDVFTNAALQGWTGAALWV encoded by the coding sequence GTGACAATCGACACCACGGCACTCGTCGCCGGGCTGCAGCTCGTCGGATGCCCGAACGCCGACGCGATCCTCGAGGCCGTGACGCAGCCGCCGAAGCTCGACCTGAGTATCGAGTCGGCCTCAACCCTGAAGCTGTACCTCGACGACAAAGACCGCGCGCTCATCACCAGCACAGCGGCGATCGACCGCCGCTGCTGGGCCGTACTCGGCGGACTGCACTACGAACTCGTCGGGGTCAAGAAGGTCGGCAGCGGCATCTCGGTCACCTTCGAGGACGCGATCCCCGCGGCGCTTCGACGTCGCACGAGCCCCCTCGCCGTCCCGCCCGGCACGGTATCCCGCCACGGCTGGTTCACCCGCCTCGCCCACGAAGCACGCGTACCGCACGCCGTCGACAACATCACCGAGCTCGGGAAGGTAGACACCGTCCTTGAACGCTCCAGCAGCGGTGTCATCACCAACAGCTGGGACGTCCTGGGAGACAGTGCCCAAGCCGCCATCACACCCTGGCGAAGGTTCTCCGACGGCACCCAACTGGTCGCAGGATCCGACGAGTGGCTCACGACCCTCTACAAGACGCCCATCGCCGTCAACGAGAACAGTGACGGAGTCCAGCACATCGACTTCGACCTTGACGCCGCCACGCCAGCGTCCAAGGCCACGATTCACGTCGACACCGAGACGGTCACCTACGCCGCCGGCCAGCCGATAATCCTCGAGGACTGCGGCCCCGCAGACGGGCTCTGGATCGTCTCGAGCTTCAAGGCAGCAGTGACGACCAACCGCGGGCACGCGACGCTCACCCGCGGTCCCCACGTCCTCGACGAACCCACCCTGCGGCCCGGCACGATCCCGAACAGTCGCGACAGCGACTCAGGGGACACCGACTACCTCCCCGGCCAGACGGCCACCGACCTCGGCGGCGTCGTCGACGGCGCAGCGCGCGCCCGCCTGGTCGCGTTCGCACTGCGACAGGTCGGCAAGCCGTACCAGTGGGGCGCGACCGGACCGGGAGGCTTCGACTGCTCCGGCCTCATCGCAGCGGCGGCCGCGGCCGCCGGGAAGCCGGTCGAGCGGCCTGCCGCAGCTCAATGGATCGCCTGCGAGGCAGCTGGCGCAACCATCCCCGTTGCCCAGGCACTTCAGATCCGCGGCGCTCTCCTGTTCCGGATCGTCGCCGGCGGACCGAACCACGTAGCCATCAGCCTCGGCAACGACCTCACAGTCGACGCCCGCGGCCCCGGCTACGGCGTCGACGTCTTCACCAACGCGGCGCTGCAGGGATGGACAGGGGCGGCGCTATGGGTGTGA
- a CDS encoding GPW/gp25 family protein, producing the protein MPAHLAFPLTVGAKGLRTVVQDSAADIVQSVALLLDTRPTDRRSVPDYGLPDPTFSGLGVSTLAALIDEWEPRAEPAILEQVLAGVLEVINVAPLGAAASATFAPPARAGIAFDADTIPFIGPKGSLGVGTDLDGVPYITSSDTTVFGTEADGVPYYS; encoded by the coding sequence GTGCCCGCACATCTCGCGTTCCCGCTGACCGTTGGCGCCAAGGGGCTCAGGACGGTTGTCCAGGACAGCGCTGCAGACATCGTGCAGTCGGTCGCGTTGCTCCTCGACACACGCCCGACCGATCGACGCAGCGTGCCCGACTACGGGCTGCCGGATCCGACGTTCAGCGGGCTTGGAGTGTCCACACTGGCTGCGCTGATCGACGAGTGGGAACCCCGCGCCGAGCCAGCAATCCTCGAACAGGTCCTCGCCGGCGTACTCGAGGTGATCAACGTCGCCCCCCTCGGCGCTGCCGCGTCGGCGACCTTCGCTCCGCCAGCCCGCGCCGGGATCGCCTTCGACGCCGACACCATCCCGTTCATCGGCCCGAAGGGGTCGCTCGGCGTCGGAACCGATCTCGACGGCGTCCCCTACATCACGTCCAGCGACACCACGGTCTTCGGGACCGAGGCCGACGGCGTTCCGTACTACAGCTGA
- a CDS encoding baseplate J/gp47 family protein, translating to MSFQPPQLETDEDAVTARILDGLATRLPGWVAIEGAPEVALAEELGREIANLNQATALVIDTAAAAGLGQTAFQFPAYTGATATIAAEVTVASIGVIIPAGFTVIGTNLNGDEVAFVLPADVAATSVTMPVTMNALVPGDVGNGVPIGSLEILSANTNIAAVDATAASSNGADAEDVNTYLGRLVDYLSALRPGGVNGADLAALARTVPGVHRALGVDLYDPAAPTTPTERTVTVFPIDTAGRPVSSPIATQVQAVIEGAREVNFIVHVADPEYTAVHIAFAIVAETGADTSLVHTEVIAALSKWLSQWGVTSSDDQAWVATNTVRFTDAIRVAGAVAGVAYISSLTVNGSTADLVLAGVAALPAPLDDPTAPSTVTGTVS from the coding sequence ATGTCGTTCCAACCGCCGCAGCTCGAGACCGACGAGGACGCCGTCACCGCCAGGATCCTCGACGGCCTCGCCACTCGGCTGCCCGGCTGGGTTGCCATCGAAGGGGCCCCGGAGGTCGCCCTCGCCGAGGAGCTCGGCCGCGAGATCGCCAACCTCAACCAGGCCACGGCCCTCGTCATCGACACTGCGGCCGCCGCCGGCCTCGGACAGACAGCGTTCCAGTTCCCTGCCTACACCGGAGCCACCGCCACGATCGCGGCCGAGGTCACAGTCGCCAGCATCGGCGTCATCATCCCCGCAGGGTTCACCGTCATCGGGACCAACCTCAATGGCGACGAGGTCGCGTTCGTTCTGCCGGCAGACGTCGCCGCCACCAGCGTGACCATGCCCGTGACGATGAACGCTCTCGTTCCCGGCGACGTCGGCAACGGCGTCCCGATCGGGTCGCTGGAGATCCTTAGCGCCAACACCAACATCGCCGCGGTCGACGCGACGGCAGCGTCCTCCAACGGGGCAGACGCCGAGGACGTCAACACCTACCTCGGCCGACTCGTCGACTACCTCTCCGCACTGCGACCCGGCGGCGTCAACGGAGCCGACCTGGCCGCACTCGCCCGAACCGTCCCGGGCGTCCACCGTGCACTCGGCGTAGACCTCTACGACCCGGCCGCCCCCACGACCCCGACCGAGCGCACCGTCACGGTCTTTCCGATCGACACCGCCGGCCGGCCAGTCAGCTCGCCGATCGCCACGCAGGTCCAAGCGGTCATCGAGGGCGCCCGCGAGGTCAACTTCATCGTCCACGTCGCCGACCCGGAGTACACCGCCGTGCACATCGCCTTCGCGATCGTTGCCGAGACGGGGGCGGACACCAGCCTCGTGCACACCGAAGTGATCGCCGCCCTCTCAAAGTGGCTCAGCCAGTGGGGCGTCACGAGCTCAGATGATCAGGCATGGGTCGCTACCAACACCGTCAGGTTCACTGACGCCATCCGGGTCGCGGGCGCCGTCGCCGGCGTCGCGTACATCTCGTCCCTCACCGTCAACGGCAGCACCGCCGACCTGGTGCTCGCCGGCGTCGCTGCACTTCCCGCGCCGCTCGACGACCCCACTGCACCGTCGACGGTGACAGGGACAGTGTCTTGA
- a CDS encoding C1 family peptidase: protein MTVIRHRYEPTDPRLGRHVEHDERSRDYTIPEPAGVAHLVSIKHPRYVPVFDQGKIGSCTANAAIGCLGTGPFYEAIGKKLLSGSSLADESFALACYSDEQQLLGYGPFPPNDHGGSGLAIAKVLKRRGFIPSYHHALSLHATLAALAKQPVIIGIPWLSGMSTPDLTGKLTVAGTVRGGHEIVLDELDVENQRVWLTNSWSTSWGVNGRAWLAWTDLEQLLADRGDCTVFTVPGA, encoded by the coding sequence ATGACCGTCATCCGTCATCGCTACGAGCCCACCGACCCGCGGCTCGGCCGCCACGTCGAGCACGACGAACGCAGCCGCGACTACACCATCCCTGAGCCTGCCGGCGTCGCCCATCTCGTGTCGATCAAGCACCCCCGGTACGTGCCCGTGTTCGACCAGGGCAAGATCGGCTCCTGCACCGCGAACGCCGCGATCGGCTGCCTCGGCACCGGCCCCTTCTACGAGGCGATCGGCAAGAAGCTCCTCAGCGGGTCGTCGCTGGCCGACGAGTCCTTCGCGCTGGCCTGCTACAGCGACGAGCAGCAGCTCCTCGGCTACGGCCCGTTCCCGCCGAACGACCACGGCGGCAGCGGTCTGGCGATCGCCAAGGTCCTCAAACGCCGCGGCTTCATCCCGAGCTACCACCACGCGCTCTCTCTGCACGCCACCCTCGCCGCCCTGGCCAAGCAGCCGGTCATCATCGGCATCCCGTGGCTGTCCGGCATGTCCACCCCGGACCTCACTGGGAAGCTCACCGTCGCAGGCACCGTCCGGGGCGGTCACGAGATCGTTCTCGACGAACTCGACGTGGAGAACCAGCGCGTCTGGCTCACCAACTCCTGGAGCACCAGCTGGGGCGTCAACGGCCGCGCATGGCTCGCCTGGACCGACCTCGAGCAGCTGCTCGCCGACCGCGGCGACTGCACCGTGTTCACGGTTCCCGGGGCCTGA
- a CDS encoding DUF6424 family protein yields MPKESVGEAAVLYTADHPARKDSPEYIAARKVLMNQRKGGCIVCGGIPDMTHPEMEKVGSPKGLQDHHGGGIYVKDVLVGLTPFGMEWSLGWSASPAKVAQFVANLNVVLEALGEPTYDSVIKDTPSVMAFVDSKYNANVKLCAPHHVGRMDKPSKDAQGHEAVGIHEIPYPIWLGQMTCDWDRWDMWAGTSGTIAVAPNPDGTVAVLHASDAHPDLNRGDVLKADHPLAMAARR; encoded by the coding sequence ATGCCCAAGGAATCGGTAGGAGAGGCCGCGGTCCTCTACACGGCCGACCACCCGGCCCGGAAGGACTCTCCGGAGTACATCGCTGCCCGCAAGGTCCTGATGAACCAGCGGAAGGGCGGCTGCATCGTCTGCGGTGGCATCCCCGACATGACCCACCCCGAGATGGAGAAGGTCGGCAGCCCGAAGGGGTTGCAGGACCACCACGGCGGCGGGATCTACGTCAAGGACGTCCTCGTCGGGCTCACGCCGTTCGGGATGGAGTGGTCACTCGGCTGGTCGGCATCGCCGGCGAAGGTCGCACAGTTCGTCGCCAACCTCAATGTCGTGCTCGAGGCGCTCGGCGAACCCACCTACGACTCGGTCATCAAGGACACCCCGAGTGTGATGGCGTTCGTCGACTCGAAGTACAACGCCAACGTCAAGCTCTGCGCCCCGCACCACGTCGGGCGCATGGACAAGCCGTCGAAGGACGCCCAGGGCCACGAGGCGGTCGGGATCCACGAGATCCCCTACCCGATCTGGCTCGGCCAGATGACGTGCGACTGGGACCGATGGGACATGTGGGCCGGCACGTCCGGCACGATCGCCGTCGCCCCGAACCCCGACGGCACCGTCGCAGTACTCCACGCCAGCGACGCCCACCCGGACCTCAACCGCGGCGACGTCCTCAAGGCCGACCACCCGCTCGCCATGGCGGCACGGCGATGA
- a CDS encoding glycoside hydrolase domain-containing protein, with the protein MTTFRGLPTCECMAEWLPRYEAELQRRGLIVGPLHIYQLTGNATQSAGVAAGGGHCDYVPRNNSPADAEVWVADEMGAHCEARYTPTFSIRHNHLLLRGCPHLAQVAKDQMAEFDRGEDGLLDHKPSAGPTGIPKRTWQQGLAWADQQRKAAPMKTIVDTALEFDAEHMTRAWLASYITKIKAKGHEGVALYAGPDPEKVPPKWAVLMFLQAQLALTAVYEHTTEDALAGYQAGVDNAKMTIAQWVGYGCPHNIVLWASSDKSDATVAQTKDYARGWIDTVTAAAFLDGGYGDSAFIQLFRYRWRPATWGTASAHMIQLVGAQPNDVEGCDVNVVVHGFPMWMPIPPAVAPLAQTAVHVHNALRELAMVPATETASRLALIHHAQTDLKGIH; encoded by the coding sequence ATGACGACGTTCCGAGGGCTCCCGACCTGCGAGTGCATGGCCGAGTGGCTACCCCGCTATGAGGCCGAGCTCCAGCGCCGCGGCCTGATCGTCGGACCACTGCACATCTACCAGCTGACCGGCAACGCCACCCAGTCCGCCGGCGTCGCGGCCGGAGGCGGCCACTGCGACTACGTCCCGCGGAACAACAGTCCAGCCGACGCCGAGGTCTGGGTCGCCGACGAGATGGGCGCCCATTGCGAGGCCCGGTACACGCCGACCTTCTCGATCCGGCACAACCACCTCCTGCTCCGAGGCTGCCCGCACCTCGCGCAGGTGGCGAAGGACCAGATGGCCGAGTTCGACCGGGGCGAGGACGGACTCCTCGACCACAAACCATCCGCCGGTCCGACCGGCATCCCCAAGCGCACCTGGCAACAGGGCCTCGCCTGGGCCGACCAACAGAGAAAGGCAGCGCCCATGAAGACCATCGTCGACACCGCGCTCGAGTTCGACGCCGAGCACATGACCCGAGCCTGGCTGGCCAGCTACATCACCAAGATCAAGGCCAAGGGCCACGAGGGCGTCGCGCTCTACGCCGGCCCTGATCCCGAGAAGGTCCCGCCCAAGTGGGCCGTCCTGATGTTCCTCCAGGCCCAACTGGCGCTGACTGCCGTCTACGAGCACACCACCGAAGACGCCCTCGCCGGCTACCAGGCTGGCGTGGACAACGCCAAGATGACCATCGCCCAGTGGGTCGGCTACGGCTGTCCGCACAACATCGTGCTCTGGGCCTCCTCCGACAAATCCGACGCCACCGTGGCGCAGACCAAGGACTACGCCCGCGGGTGGATCGACACCGTCACGGCCGCAGCGTTCCTCGACGGCGGCTACGGCGACTCGGCGTTCATCCAGCTCTTCCGCTACCGCTGGCGCCCCGCCACCTGGGGGACCGCGTCCGCCCACATGATCCAGCTCGTCGGCGCCCAGCCCAACGATGTCGAGGGCTGCGATGTCAACGTCGTTGTCCACGGCTTCCCGATGTGGATGCCGATCCCGCCGGCGGTCGCACCACTCGCGCAGACCGCTGTCCACGTCCACAACGCGCTCCGTGAGCTCGCGATGGTCCCCGCCACCGAGACCGCGTCCCGGCTCGCCCTGATTCACCACGCACAAACCGACCTGAAGGGAATCCACTGA
- a CDS encoding DUF4429 domain-containing protein, producing MTTVKGYMGSVSFDGTTVILKKSMRGEQIIPLAGIAAVQIEAAGLGMKAIRFSVAGGSAAGTIKAMGNHKKAAEDPFALTFMVTKQAEFRALASEILTAKAASA from the coding sequence ATGACCACCGTCAAGGGCTACATGGGCAGCGTCTCGTTCGACGGCACGACCGTCATCCTGAAGAAGTCGATGCGCGGTGAGCAGATCATCCCGCTCGCCGGCATCGCAGCCGTCCAGATCGAAGCCGCCGGGCTCGGCATGAAGGCGATCCGGTTCTCTGTCGCCGGCGGCAGCGCCGCGGGCACCATCAAGGCGATGGGCAACCACAAGAAGGCCGCCGAGGACCCGTTCGCTCTGACGTTCATGGTCACCAAGCAGGCCGAGTTCCGAGCACTCGCCTCGGAGATCCTGACGGCTAAGGCTGCGAGCGCGTGA
- a CDS encoding translation initiation factor IF-3 C-terminal domain-containing protein, giving the protein MMPQLTVRFLGREIVHLNLGSSTSAEDGHSDVVTSLVTFGFHADDLPDGHRRGW; this is encoded by the coding sequence GTGATGCCGCAGCTCACCGTCCGGTTCCTCGGCCGCGAGATCGTCCACCTGAACCTCGGCTCGTCGACGTCGGCCGAGGATGGCCACAGCGACGTCGTCACCAGCCTCGTCACGTTCGGCTTCCACGCTGATGACCTGCCCGACGGCCACCGGCGGGGATGGTGA
- a CDS encoding tyrosine-type recombinase/integrase, with protein sequence MTRGPQPLADPIAQAFVDWSTAERHPDTTVSRRRSVLRSVGNPGTATREEIEEWWASQRHLKDSSRANALAILRGFIKWCQIWEYRTDDPTVRIQAPKVNPGKPNPTKKHELDLIFEHLRDPAVRDYVQLRRAVLLGVAAGLRRAEAAGQDWCDIDPATRTARVTGKGGKVRNVKLSAKLLEELGPPMPRGNVITREEAAWRPDTLGRKVNREIRAAGVASTMHKLRHRYGTDAFRATKDPRAVAEQLGHASPSTALLFYIDADDEAADIIATAASANW encoded by the coding sequence GTGACTCGAGGGCCGCAACCTCTCGCGGATCCGATCGCCCAGGCGTTCGTCGACTGGTCGACCGCTGAGAGGCATCCCGACACGACGGTGTCGCGGCGTCGTAGCGTGCTCCGATCGGTCGGCAACCCGGGGACGGCCACGCGCGAGGAGATCGAGGAGTGGTGGGCCTCCCAGCGGCACCTGAAGGACTCCAGCCGGGCCAACGCCCTGGCGATCCTGCGCGGGTTCATCAAGTGGTGCCAGATCTGGGAGTACCGCACCGACGATCCTACGGTCCGGATCCAGGCCCCGAAGGTGAACCCGGGCAAGCCGAACCCCACAAAGAAGCACGAGCTCGACCTCATCTTCGAGCATCTGCGCGACCCGGCCGTCCGCGACTATGTGCAGCTGCGCCGCGCAGTACTCCTCGGCGTCGCGGCCGGCCTGCGGCGTGCGGAGGCCGCCGGGCAGGACTGGTGCGACATCGACCCGGCGACCAGGACTGCGCGCGTGACCGGGAAGGGCGGGAAGGTCCGTAACGTCAAACTCTCCGCGAAGTTGCTCGAGGAACTCGGACCGCCGATGCCGCGCGGGAACGTCATCACCCGCGAGGAAGCCGCGTGGCGGCCGGACACGCTCGGGCGGAAGGTCAACCGGGAGATCCGTGCCGCCGGCGTCGCCTCGACCATGCACAAACTGCGCCACCGGTACGGCACCGACGCATTCAGGGCCACCAAGGACCCGCGGGCAGTCGCCGAGCAACTCGGGCACGCGTCCCCGTCGACGGCCCTGCTGTTCTACATCGACGCCGACGACGAAGCAGCCGACATCATCGCGACCGCGGCCTCGGCGAACTGGTGA
- a CDS encoding tyrosine-type recombinase/integrase, whose protein sequence is MTHHLASWRAAIAEFSEWGRLHRYPPATIRTRSDHLQQLAKGIEVGPWELTGDELLHWFAAHDWAANTYRSKRTTMRAFYRWAMDAEFVVASPANVIPKVDPPPPNPMPCPDRVYDNALLDADDRLQLMLELAAGHGLRRGEVTLVWPERDLVEDLDGWSLIVHGKGGKTRIVPLEATTAMKLLRAPAGYAFPGRIDGHLSPQRVGNLVSRALEGGWTMHKLRHRAGTNMAEASGGDMRVVQELLGHAGLNTTMLYVKVNQKRWRAAVNAGYSTRAAAQERQYERRMGENVVVPMARHDGESTAV, encoded by the coding sequence TTGACGCATCATCTGGCGTCCTGGCGCGCCGCGATCGCGGAGTTCTCAGAATGGGGCCGGCTTCACCGCTACCCGCCGGCCACTATCCGCACCCGCTCTGACCACCTTCAGCAGCTGGCGAAAGGCATCGAGGTCGGGCCCTGGGAGTTGACCGGCGACGAGCTGCTGCACTGGTTCGCGGCGCATGACTGGGCCGCCAACACGTACCGGTCGAAGCGGACCACGATGCGGGCGTTCTACCGCTGGGCCATGGACGCCGAGTTCGTCGTGGCGTCGCCGGCGAATGTGATCCCGAAGGTGGATCCGCCGCCGCCCAATCCGATGCCGTGCCCGGACCGGGTCTACGACAACGCGCTTCTCGACGCCGATGACCGGCTGCAGTTGATGCTCGAGCTCGCGGCTGGCCATGGTCTACGTCGCGGCGAGGTTACGTTGGTGTGGCCGGAGCGCGACCTCGTTGAGGACCTGGACGGCTGGTCGTTGATCGTGCACGGGAAGGGCGGCAAGACTCGAATCGTTCCCCTCGAGGCAACGACAGCCATGAAGCTGCTCCGGGCACCAGCCGGATACGCATTCCCTGGTCGGATCGACGGGCACCTGTCGCCCCAGAGGGTGGGGAACCTAGTCTCCCGCGCTCTCGAGGGTGGGTGGACGATGCACAAGCTGCGGCACCGTGCCGGCACGAACATGGCCGAGGCGTCCGGTGGGGACATGCGCGTCGTGCAGGAACTGCTTGGGCACGCCGGCCTCAACACGACGATGCTGTACGTGAAGGTCAACCAGAAGCGGTGGCGGGCGGCCGTCAACGCCGGTTACTCGACGCGGGCGGCGGCCCAGGAGCGGCAGTATGAGCGCCGCATGGGCGAGAACGTGGTCGTCCCGATGGCGCGGCACGACGGGGAGTCCACCGCGGTCTAG